The nucleotide window AGTTATGGCCGTTGAAGACCGTCTGCTCGAAATCCGGGGCGTAGCGCATGAAGTTGCTCTGGTAGGCAAAGTAGCTTGCCGCGGCTACCGCCGCCACAACCACGGTTGCCAGCATTAGCCGCGTCTGGCGCCAGCGCAGCACCAGGTAAAACGCCGCCGCCGCCGGCAGCGACAGAAACGAGGCGCGGGTGTAGGAAGTAAGCAAGCCGAACAGCAGCACGACTACGGCCACCCGCCAGGCCCGGCGGACGCGCCAGTGCGTAGCTGCCCGCGCCCCGTACAGCGCATACGGCAGCAGCAGCGCCAGCACCGTGGCGTAGATGACGTGGTTGCGGTAGAAGGGCTGGAGCGCCGGGTGAATGGCATCGAACCCGAAGCGCATGCCCGCGTGCCGCACGGCTGTGTATACCACGGTGATGCAGACACTCAGGGCGTAAACGCCGCTCAGGCGCCACAGGTGGGCAGGGTTGCGCAAAAGCAGCAGCGTGCCCAGCACAAACGGCACCAGGTACCACAGCTTGGCCAGCAGAAACTTGACGGACTTCACCGCGTCCACTGAGGTAAGGGCGCTGGTGCCGGCCCACAAAAGCTGTAGCAGCAGCAGCAGCAGCAGCGGGTGCTGCCACTCCCGCGCCGAAAGGTGCTGCTGCCGAAACAGCAAAGCCAGCGGCACGCAGGCCAGCAGCACCAGCATCAAGGGCTCCGAGGGCACATCCATGGCCAGTCCGCCGGGCAGGTGGAACTCGTGCGAAAAGCCCAGCGTGAACAGAAACAGGTAGAACACCAGCCGCCAGTCGAGCAGCACAATGGCCGCGGCCAGCAACCCCA belongs to Hymenobacter sp. J193 and includes:
- a CDS encoding O-antigen ligase codes for the protein MLPRLPLLRRTPPPEFLIFGTFVLLLVGGGAWWLLRGDVRGLLPGLGLLAAAIVLLDWRLVFYLFLFTLGFSHEFHLPGGLAMDVPSEPLMLVLLACVPLALLFRQQHLSAREWQHPLLLLLLLQLLWAGTSALTSVDAVKSVKFLLAKLWYLVPFVLGTLLLLRNPAHLWRLSGVYALSVCITVVYTAVRHAGMRFGFDAIHPALQPFYRNHVIYATVLALLLPYALYGARAATHWRVRRAWRVAVVVLLFGLLTSYTRASFLSLPAAAAFYLVLRWRQTRLMLATVVVAAVAAASYFAYQSNFMRYAPDFEQTVFNGHNFEKHLEATYELKDVSGMERLYRWVAAARMAHEKPWLGSGPSTFYPEYKRYTVKGFRTYVSNNPEHSTTHNYFLLLLAEQGVPGCGLFLLVVGTALLLVERLYHRSARPEHRRLVLAAGLSFFIIVFHLLLNELVEVDKIGSFFFVALAALVRLDVTIPEEAPQEA